Proteins encoded by one window of Methylovirgula ligni:
- the hrcA gene encoding heat-inducible transcriptional repressor HrcA, protein MTERFDPSRRTISPESGGFSQLNERSREIFRHIVESYLTYGGPVGSRQLARLLPIALSPASVRNVMQDLEELGLIYAPHISAGRLPTERGLRFFVDAMLEIGDIGQPERAQIEAQVRASSKEHAFEAVLSDAMSMLSGLTRSAGVVVTTKENARLKHVEFVRLDLDRALAVLVAADGSIENRIVQTPRDLPASALIEAGNYLNVRIAGRTLTEAKAEVEAGHAAAEAELGELTARLVAAGLASWVDTSSQGQQLIVRGQANLLENLTALEDLERIRLLFADLETQKDVIDLLSRAEGGEGVRIFIGSENKLFSLSGSSMIAAPFRDEQQRVVGVLGVIGPTRLNYARIVPMVDYTSKIISSLVHGS, encoded by the coding sequence ATGACCGAGCGTTTTGACCCTTCGCGCAGGACGATTTCGCCGGAATCGGGCGGCTTCAGCCAGCTCAACGAGCGCTCGCGCGAGATTTTCCGCCATATCGTCGAATCCTACCTGACCTATGGTGGCCCGGTCGGCTCGCGCCAGCTCGCGCGGCTTCTGCCGATTGCGCTCTCTCCGGCTTCGGTCCGCAATGTGATGCAGGATTTGGAAGAGCTGGGACTGATCTATGCGCCGCATATCAGCGCCGGCCGCCTGCCGACGGAGCGCGGGCTGCGCTTCTTCGTCGATGCGATGCTGGAGATTGGTGACATTGGCCAGCCGGAGCGCGCGCAGATCGAGGCGCAGGTGCGCGCCTCGTCTAAGGAACATGCCTTCGAGGCGGTGCTGAGCGATGCGATGAGCATGCTCTCCGGCCTCACGCGCAGCGCCGGCGTGGTCGTCACGACCAAGGAGAACGCGCGCCTCAAACATGTCGAGTTTGTCCGCCTCGACCTGGACAGGGCGCTGGCGGTGCTCGTGGCAGCCGACGGCTCCATCGAAAACCGCATCGTCCAGACGCCGCGCGATTTGCCGGCTTCGGCGCTGATCGAAGCGGGCAATTATCTCAATGTCCGCATCGCCGGACGCACGCTCACCGAGGCCAAGGCCGAGGTCGAGGCCGGACACGCCGCCGCGGAAGCGGAGCTTGGCGAATTGACCGCGCGGCTTGTCGCGGCGGGCCTTGCGAGCTGGGTCGATACGAGCAGCCAGGGCCAGCAGCTCATCGTGCGCGGCCAGGCCAATCTGCTCGAAAATCTCACCGCGCTCGAGGATCTGGAGCGTATCCGCCTGCTCTTCGCCGATCTCGAAACGCAGAAGGACGTGATCGACCTGCTCAGCCGCGCCGAGGGGGGCGAAGGCGTGCGCATCTTCATCGGCTCGGAGAACAAGCTCTTCTCGCTTTCCGGCTCATCGATGATCGCGGCGCCGTTCCGCGATGAGCAGCAGCGCGTTGTCGGCGTGCTCGGCGTCATCGGGCCGACACGGCTCAATTACGCCCGCATCGTGCCGATGGTCGATTACACCTCGAAGATCATCAGCAGCCTGGTGCACGGGTCGTAG
- a CDS encoding tetratricopeptide repeat protein — protein MAPALAEAKIDGCEDARAKALLQMAVTEALACFAAGATAKACAHLDEVQHLAAASDTASYVFGLFYFNTGDWTLALSWFERALSLNPRHPDAGKGRAVALQRLGRIGEALSAFEAAARDHPADAEAVHMSGVILQSLGRTDAALAAYDRALRINPDYCDALVNRGALFEQAGQIEEALASFDRVIALRPQDAVNYFNRGCVLQKANRFEAALTDHAAATRLDPAHPENEVNRGNVLQKLGRHAEALACYDAALQMRPHYPQAHYNRGIARQKLGRPVEAIEDFDAALTQKPAYPEALCNRGNALSELGRLTEAVASYEQALTLRPHFRQAQINRANVLFALGRPELARAAAAEILAQEPNHAQALCISGAAQQRLGDLDAALVFLDRAVAVRPDFAEAWLNRGNVLQEQDKLEDALASYDTALALRPAYPEVLSSRGVALKELGRLDEARAAFDTALHLKPNYPDARNNRAGALLLAGDLVQGFAAFESRWERGDAPPKTLISPLPHWRGEPLEGRRILVWDEQGLGDLIQFCRYLPLLAARGADVTLFGRKSMFRLLSTLPSPPHFVDAGGVPEGFDYQSALMSLPFAFGTSLASVPADVPYLHAEPARIAAWAERIGRHGFRIGICRHGNMKINLKRNIPLTGFAGLAAIPGVRLINLMKEPESEAAGFALESFGPDLDAGPDAFLDTAAVMANCDLIVTSDTSIAHLAGALGQPVFLALRHAPDWRWLATGTRSPWYPTMRLFRQTQRGDWTPVFAEIVDAVQVQITARAGLSCSPRVAARG, from the coding sequence ATGGCACCGGCATTGGCCGAAGCGAAGATCGACGGGTGCGAAGACGCCCGCGCCAAGGCGCTGCTGCAAATGGCGGTGACGGAGGCCCTTGCCTGCTTCGCCGCAGGCGCCACGGCCAAAGCCTGCGCCCATCTCGACGAGGTGCAGCATCTCGCCGCCGCCAGCGATACGGCCAGCTACGTTTTTGGCCTGTTCTATTTCAACACCGGCGATTGGACTTTGGCGCTCTCCTGGTTCGAGCGCGCCCTCAGCCTCAATCCTCGCCATCCCGACGCGGGAAAAGGCCGTGCCGTCGCTTTGCAAAGACTCGGCCGGATCGGCGAGGCGCTCAGCGCCTTCGAGGCCGCGGCGCGCGACCATCCCGCCGACGCCGAAGCCGTGCATATGAGCGGCGTCATCCTGCAAAGCCTCGGCAGGACCGATGCGGCGCTGGCCGCCTATGATCGCGCCCTGCGGATCAATCCGGATTATTGCGACGCGCTGGTCAATCGCGGCGCGTTGTTCGAACAGGCGGGACAAATCGAAGAAGCGCTCGCCTCTTTCGATCGCGTCATCGCGCTGCGGCCGCAGGATGCAGTCAATTATTTCAATCGCGGCTGCGTGCTGCAGAAGGCGAACCGCTTCGAAGCGGCGCTGACCGATCACGCGGCGGCGACGCGGCTTGATCCCGCGCACCCCGAAAACGAGGTCAACCGCGGCAATGTCCTGCAGAAGCTCGGCCGCCACGCCGAGGCGCTCGCCTGCTACGACGCGGCATTGCAGATGCGGCCGCATTATCCGCAAGCCCATTACAATCGCGGCATCGCCCGGCAAAAACTCGGCCGCCCTGTCGAGGCGATCGAGGATTTCGATGCCGCGCTGACGCAAAAGCCGGCCTACCCCGAAGCGCTCTGCAATCGCGGCAATGCGCTCAGCGAGCTGGGGCGCCTCACTGAGGCCGTCGCGTCCTACGAACAGGCGTTGACGTTACGGCCCCACTTCCGTCAGGCGCAGATCAACCGCGCCAATGTGCTGTTCGCGCTCGGGCGGCCGGAGCTTGCCCGCGCTGCGGCAGCCGAGATTCTGGCGCAGGAGCCGAACCACGCGCAGGCTTTGTGCATCAGCGGCGCCGCGCAGCAAAGGCTCGGCGATCTCGATGCCGCGCTGGTCTTTCTCGACCGCGCCGTCGCGGTCCGCCCGGACTTTGCCGAAGCCTGGCTCAATCGCGGCAATGTTCTGCAAGAGCAGGACAAGCTCGAAGACGCGCTTGCGAGCTACGACACGGCGTTGGCGCTGCGCCCCGCCTACCCCGAGGTTCTGTCGAGCCGGGGCGTTGCGCTCAAGGAACTCGGCCGTCTCGACGAAGCCCGGGCGGCTTTCGACACGGCCTTGCACTTGAAGCCCAACTATCCCGATGCGCGTAACAATCGCGCCGGCGCTTTGCTGCTCGCAGGCGATCTCGTGCAGGGTTTCGCAGCCTTCGAGAGCCGCTGGGAGCGCGGCGATGCGCCGCCGAAGACGCTGATTTCGCCCTTGCCGCATTGGCGTGGCGAGCCGCTCGAAGGGCGCCGCATTCTCGTCTGGGATGAACAGGGGCTCGGCGATCTCATCCAGTTCTGCCGCTACCTGCCGCTGCTCGCCGCGCGCGGCGCGGACGTCACCTTGTTCGGCCGCAAATCGATGTTTCGCCTGCTTTCGACGCTGCCATCGCCACCGCATTTCGTTGACGCAGGCGGGGTGCCCGAGGGCTTCGATTATCAAAGCGCCTTGATGAGCCTGCCGTTCGCCTTCGGGACATCGCTCGCGAGCGTACCGGCGGATGTGCCCTATCTCCATGCCGAGCCGGCGCGGATCGCTGCCTGGGCGGAACGGATCGGTCGGCACGGTTTCCGCATCGGCATCTGCCGGCACGGCAACATGAAGATCAACCTGAAGCGAAATATACCGCTCACCGGTTTCGCCGGATTGGCGGCGATCCCCGGCGTGCGCCTGATCAATCTGATGAAAGAGCCGGAGTCCGAGGCCGCCGGCTTCGCGCTCGAATCTTTCGGTCCCGATCTCGACGCCGGCCCCGACGCCTTTCTCGACACCGCGGCGGTGATGGCCAATTGCGATCTGATCGTCACCTCCGACACGTCGATCGCGCATCTCGCCGGGGCGCTCGGCCAGCCGGTCTTTCTCGCGCTGCGCCACGCGCCGGATTGGCGCTGGCTCGCCACGGGCACACGTTCCCCCTGGTATCCGACAATGCGGCTGTTCCGACAGACGCAGCGGGGCGATTGGACGCCGGTCTTCGCCGAAATTGTGGACGCCGTGCAGGTGCAGATTACTGCGCGCGCCGGCCTTAGCTGTTCACCGCGAGTCGCCGCACGGGGGTGA